A region of the Sphingobium sp. HWE2-09 genome:
GCGGCAAGACCACGTGCCGCTGTCGACCCCTTAGCGATCAGATCCTGGATCGAGATGCTAGCAGGCTGCTTACAGGGCAGCTGGCGACCAATTATTACCGTTCCGGTCAGGTTGCGAGAGCGACCGGCAATGCTGAAAGCGGCCATAAGCAGCGCGGATGGTTAATCCGGGATTAAGCTAGCGACAGCTTCCCGCACTTCACGACGCGTCGGAATGCTAGGCGAATGGAGGAATGGAAGTTCGGGCACCCGGTCCTCTGCGAAGAGGGCCGCGACCTGCTTGCCATCGTGTGTGGCAGCACAAGCAGGTCGAACAACAGCGTCTTTGCGTTCCTCATGAAATTTGCCCTACGCGGTTGGATGGACGGGCCGCGCGCGGCGCCTTCCGATCAGCTCGGGAAGCTTTCGCCGAACATGGGGAGCCCGCTCTTCGAGTTTTCGCGCGTGGCTTCGACCTCGAGCACGTCCCAGTGCTCGGCGAGCACGCCGTTTTCGATGCGCAGGATGTCGACCACGACCATGTTCACCGGCTCAGCGAGCCCGGAAAAACGACCATGGAGCATGACATAGTCGCCGGAAGCGACCGCCAACTGGCATTCGTACCGAAACTCGGCGGGCGCGGCTTTCGCGAGATCGAAAAGACCTTCGCGGCCCGGGGGAACATTGGAGCTGTGCTGGATATAGTCGGGCGACCAGAAGCGTTCGGCGGCTGCATAGTCGCGCTTGTTAAACAGCGTCTCGAACGCATCCAGTACAAACTGCTTGTTCTGTTCGTCGATATTCATCGCCATTTCCTTCTCTTTGCTGTCTGCCCGACTGTTCGGGCGGCATTGGGATCAGCACTCACTCAGGGGTTTGATCAGGCCCCGACGTTCAGCGTGGTTGTCATATGGTGGTGCGTTCCGGGATTAGATCGTCATTTCGACTGTCATTGATGCATACAACGCATCGGCATGAGCCGAGAAATGGTCGTAGCGGTCTGCTGCCGCGCCCCCTGATCGCGAGCGCGGCG
Encoded here:
- a CDS encoding nuclear transport factor 2 family protein, coding for MNIDEQNKQFVLDAFETLFNKRDYAAAERFWSPDYIQHSSNVPPGREGLFDLAKAAPAEFRYECQLAVASGDYVMLHGRFSGLAEPVNMVVVDILRIENGVLAEHWDVLEVEATRENSKSGLPMFGESFPS